In Lytechinus variegatus isolate NC3 chromosome 18, Lvar_3.0, whole genome shotgun sequence, a single genomic region encodes these proteins:
- the LOC121431852 gene encoding bolA-like protein DDB_G0274169, whose protein sequence is MISGRAAVIVRRAWAKQSPVLGIKTALGLGPSPALDTRTIHTSRTWTMASGPVESSIRDKLMQKFQPSHLEVINESNMHNVPRGSETHFKVVVVSEAFDNESLITRHRLVNEVLKTELDGPVHALSIQAKTPSQWSSNATVTKSPPCLGGMAREQRDHQGT, encoded by the exons atgatttcAG GAAGAGCAGCAGTCATAGTGCGGAGAGCCTGGGCCAAGCAGAGTCCGGTTCTTGGAATAAAGACAGCACTTGGTCTGGGTCCAAGTCCAGCTCTTGACACCAGGACCATCCACACGAGTCGGACCTGGACCATGGCATCTGGACCAGTGGAGAGTAGCATCAGGGACAAGCTCATGCAGAAATTTCAA CCCTCTCATTTGGAAGTCATCAATGAGAGTAACATGCACAATGTCCCACGAGGATCGGAGACACATTTCAAGGTCGTGGTGGTCTCGGAGGCCTTCGATAACGAGAGTTTGATAACGCGCCATCGCCTGGTGAATGAGGTCCTAAAGACGGAGCTTGATGGGCCTGTACATGCTCTATCAATACAG GCTAAGACCCCGTCCCAGTGGTCAAGCAATGCAACGGTCACCAAGTCCCCTCCTTGTCTGGGAGGAATGGCCAGAGAACAGCGAGATCATCAGGGTACCTGA
- the LOC121405586 gene encoding ras-GEF domain-containing family member 1B-like isoform X4 codes for MVTMALVYQDGILSSGTLEAFVQHLVPTATYYPDRTYLFAFLLTSRLHIKPHQLLNDVCQVCIRQQRLTSKDVDREAIRKFGPNLMQLLSEWTETFPYDFRDERMMRHLKDITQKCIAIDPTLRKSAGQLMQGLIRRLATLEKYEDVLARVNTAASERMHALRANPASFQMNIMDVCPHPHVLAQQLTHIELERLTNIGPEEFVQSFIKQTESDTQTVKFQDLKRTKNLEAYVEWFNRLSFLVATEVCMHIKKKHRARLIEYFTDVARECFNIGNFNSLMAIMSGLNMSPVARLKKTWNKINTDKFDCLEHQMDPTSNFSTYRQSLTAAMQRAMSAQDGACDKIVIPFFSLLVKDLYFLNEGCNNKMPNGYLNFQKFWQLAKQVTNFITWKSVECPYPRDRQALNYLLTAPVFSENSLNLASYESESPETDFEKTQYKTLKLQCTSTTSSKSS; via the exons AGGACGTACCTGTTTGCATTCCTGCTCACATCAAGGTTACATATCAAACCGCACCAGCTTCTCAATGATGTCTGCCAG GTGTGCATTAGACAACAGAGGCTAACGTCGAAGGACGTCGACAGAGAGGCCATCAGGAAGTTCGGTCCGAATCTCATGCAATTGCTCAG TGAGTGGACTGAGACATTTCCATACGACTTCAGGGACGAGAGGATGATGAGACACCTCAAAGACATCACCCAGAAGTGCATCGCCATCGACCCCACCCTCAGGAAAAGTGCCGGACAACTCATGCAGGGCTTAATAAGAAGG CTTGCCACGTTAGAGAAATACGAGGATGTGTTAGCGAGGGTCAACACGGCGGCATCAGAGAGGATGCACGCCCTCCGAGCAAACCCGGCATCTTTCCAGATGAACATCATGGATGTCTGCCCGCATCCACATGTCCTAGCGCAACAGCTTACCCACATAGAACTG GAGAGATTGACGAATATTGGGCCAGAGGAGTTTGTGCAATCTTTCATCAAACAAACTGAATCTGATACTCAA ACGGTAAAGTTCCAGGACCTGAAGAGGACCAAGAACCTAGAGGCTTACGTGGAATGGTTCAATCGCCTGAGTTTCTTGGTAGCGACGGAGGTCTGCATGCACATAAAGAAGAAGCACAGAGCTCGCCTCATCGAGTACTTCACCGATGTCGCCAGGGAGTGCTTCAATATCGGCAACTTCAACTCTCTTATGGCAATTATGT CTGGTCTTAACATGAGTCCTGTTGCGAGGTTAAAGAAAACGTGGAACAAGATCAACACAGACAAATTTGACTGTCTAGAG CACCAAATGGACCCCACATCCAACTTCTCGACGTACAGACAATCATTGACAGCCGCCATGCAGAGAGCAATGAGCGCTCAGGACGGCGCCTGTGATAAGATAGTTATCCCATTCTTTAGTTTGCTCGTCAAGGATCTTTACTTCCTCAACGAGGGCTGTAACAATAAGATGCCTAATGGATACCTCAACTTTCAG aaaTTCTGGCAGCTTGCGAAGCAGGTGACAAACTTCATAACGTGGAAGTCTGTAGAGTGTCCGTACCCTCGGGATCGACAAGCCCTTAATTATCTCCTCACCGCACCTGTATTCTCTGAAAATT CTCTCAATCTTGCCTCGTACGAAAGCGAAAGTCCAGAAACGGATTTCGAGAAGACCCAATACAAGACCCTCAA GTTGCAATGCACGTCAACGACGTCATCAAAGTCATCATAG
- the LOC121405586 gene encoding ras-GEF domain-containing family member 1B-like isoform X3, whose translation MDWSLQLEEVTTIESGKALVYQDGILSSGTLEAFVQHLVPTATYYPDRTYLFAFLLTSRLHIKPHQLLNDVCQVCIRQQRLTSKDVDREAIRKFGPNLMQLLSEWTETFPYDFRDERMMRHLKDITQKCIAIDPTLRKSAGQLMQGLIRRLATLEKYEDVLARVNTAASERMHALRANPASFQMNIMDVCPHPHVLAQQLTHIELERLTNIGPEEFVQSFIKQTESDTQTVKFQDLKRTKNLEAYVEWFNRLSFLVATEVCMHIKKKHRARLIEYFTDVARECFNIGNFNSLMAIMSGLNMSPVARLKKTWNKINTDKFDCLEHQMDPTSNFSTYRQSLTAAMQRAMSAQDGACDKIVIPFFSLLVKDLYFLNEGCNNKMPNGYLNFQKFWQLAKQVTNFITWKSVECPYPRDRQALNYLLTAPVFSENSLNLASYESESPETDFEKTQYKTLKLQCTSTTSSKSS comes from the exons AGGACGTACCTGTTTGCATTCCTGCTCACATCAAGGTTACATATCAAACCGCACCAGCTTCTCAATGATGTCTGCCAG GTGTGCATTAGACAACAGAGGCTAACGTCGAAGGACGTCGACAGAGAGGCCATCAGGAAGTTCGGTCCGAATCTCATGCAATTGCTCAG TGAGTGGACTGAGACATTTCCATACGACTTCAGGGACGAGAGGATGATGAGACACCTCAAAGACATCACCCAGAAGTGCATCGCCATCGACCCCACCCTCAGGAAAAGTGCCGGACAACTCATGCAGGGCTTAATAAGAAGG CTTGCCACGTTAGAGAAATACGAGGATGTGTTAGCGAGGGTCAACACGGCGGCATCAGAGAGGATGCACGCCCTCCGAGCAAACCCGGCATCTTTCCAGATGAACATCATGGATGTCTGCCCGCATCCACATGTCCTAGCGCAACAGCTTACCCACATAGAACTG GAGAGATTGACGAATATTGGGCCAGAGGAGTTTGTGCAATCTTTCATCAAACAAACTGAATCTGATACTCAA ACGGTAAAGTTCCAGGACCTGAAGAGGACCAAGAACCTAGAGGCTTACGTGGAATGGTTCAATCGCCTGAGTTTCTTGGTAGCGACGGAGGTCTGCATGCACATAAAGAAGAAGCACAGAGCTCGCCTCATCGAGTACTTCACCGATGTCGCCAGGGAGTGCTTCAATATCGGCAACTTCAACTCTCTTATGGCAATTATGT CTGGTCTTAACATGAGTCCTGTTGCGAGGTTAAAGAAAACGTGGAACAAGATCAACACAGACAAATTTGACTGTCTAGAG CACCAAATGGACCCCACATCCAACTTCTCGACGTACAGACAATCATTGACAGCCGCCATGCAGAGAGCAATGAGCGCTCAGGACGGCGCCTGTGATAAGATAGTTATCCCATTCTTTAGTTTGCTCGTCAAGGATCTTTACTTCCTCAACGAGGGCTGTAACAATAAGATGCCTAATGGATACCTCAACTTTCAG aaaTTCTGGCAGCTTGCGAAGCAGGTGACAAACTTCATAACGTGGAAGTCTGTAGAGTGTCCGTACCCTCGGGATCGACAAGCCCTTAATTATCTCCTCACCGCACCTGTATTCTCTGAAAATT CTCTCAATCTTGCCTCGTACGAAAGCGAAAGTCCAGAAACGGATTTCGAGAAGACCCAATACAAGACCCTCAA GTTGCAATGCACGTCAACGACGTCATCAAAGTCATCATAG